A part of Larkinella insperata genomic DNA contains:
- a CDS encoding Rad52/Rad22 family DNA repair protein yields the protein MERFDEQFGWDKWQNDILELKDGFICTITVTLNNGDRISKTDGASRTAIEPVKGGISDAMKRAAVHFGLGRGLYNYPKVFIECEGKYIPDWGQRLLDALVDSVNSGKPQRDVVILKEEHVRQLQRPATGGRAQ from the coding sequence ATGGAGCGATTCGATGAACAGTTCGGTTGGGATAAATGGCAAAACGATATCCTCGAACTGAAAGATGGATTTATCTGCACGATTACCGTTACGCTGAATAACGGCGATCGAATCAGTAAAACCGACGGAGCAAGCCGTACGGCAATTGAGCCGGTGAAGGGTGGTATCTCCGACGCGATGAAACGAGCCGCCGTCCATTTCGGTCTGGGCCGGGGCCTGTACAACTATCCGAAAGTGTTTATCGAGTGCGAAGGCAAATACATCCCTGATTGGGGTCAGCGTCTGCTGGATGCGCTGGTTGACTCGGTCAACTCGGGCAAGCCGCAGCGCGATGTCGTCATTCTCAAAGAAGAACACGTTCGGCAACTCCAACGGCCGGCTACTGGGGGAAGAGCCCAATAA
- a CDS encoding LuxR C-terminal-related transcriptional regulator, producing MKTILIHTNDRLKADSLEKLLKVDGFAILGKSVAIDTIITRRPDIVLTDGIVDTTPFDKVRFVLLLPEFDSHRIADGLKANYWGFVLSDDGLQGLYDCLRSAQSGEKFFSTAVLERLRRSGVAVHEETVMKSIAQLSTREKEILRLIATGLPGHTIADRLFMSYRTLANHKTNMTEKLKLVSAKNLPHFAISVRDYL from the coding sequence GTGAAAACGATCCTCATCCACACCAACGATCGTTTGAAAGCCGACTCGCTGGAGAAGCTCCTGAAGGTCGACGGCTTTGCTATCCTGGGCAAATCAGTTGCCATCGATACGATCATCACCCGGCGGCCGGACATCGTGCTTACGGACGGGATCGTCGATACCACCCCCTTCGATAAAGTCCGTTTCGTCCTGCTGCTGCCCGAGTTTGACTCTCACCGCATCGCCGACGGACTGAAAGCCAATTACTGGGGCTTTGTGCTCAGTGACGACGGTTTGCAAGGTCTGTATGACTGCCTGCGGTCGGCGCAATCGGGTGAGAAGTTCTTTAGCACGGCCGTGCTGGAAAGGCTCCGACGCTCCGGCGTGGCCGTGCATGAAGAAACGGTGATGAAATCCATCGCCCAGCTGAGCACCCGGGAGAAGGAGATTCTCAGGCTCATCGCTACGGGTTTACCTGGGCACACCATCGCCGACCGGCTTTTCATGAGTTACCGGACACTGGCCAATCACAAGACCAACATGACGGAGAAGCTGAAGCTGGTGTCCGCCAAAAACCTGCCCCACTTCGCTATTTCGGTCAGAGACTATCTGTAG
- a CDS encoding beta-propeller fold lactonase family protein, producing the protein MEHFTHLKRLTFAFSTFLYYCLFIFITAFFNQALAQYAYGINSSTSDIDVVNLATNQVVSKIATGVGQTNIDITPDNSRIFVTNNKSNTISVFNTSTNQIAAIIPTLSDPQDIKVSPDGGHMFIINQSSQIVLVYNANNYQPISTISSGLSPNNLVLSPDGKNLYWLAYKTGTQLYEIKHYNTVTNQLEEPVPVELDFLSYPILKISPDGTRLYAGNSEKGIYVVNLASRKLETKISNTTGASSFEISPDGNQLYLSKSSEKMIQIIETATNQTVYAIETEKPTDDLAISSDGNLIYAANSNDKAVTVINTVTRKKEATISFNVYISKLVLQKRKTTTPPASGQPNYEGFLDKVECGSIRGWVWDSKRPNTPLTVEILADGKVIGTASANIFRQDIKDAGKGNGEHVYSFSTPEQYKDGKTYSISARVQGSNYTLKSSPKTLTCIIPQPVDGPSCDSFTNYKVENGASHKAVSGVKVVGNTIYIATHGGLGISTDGGKTFTYKTTANGLGHNQVSKVYVVDNTIYAATYGGLSISTDGGNTFTNKTTANGLLINYILDVLVIGNTIYALPYGQGIAISTDGGNTFETKTRDEGLGARTVNGIYVVGNMIYAATTGGLSISSNGGRSFVNKTMANGLAANSVSGVYVVGKKVYASTGGRGISVSTDGGNTFTSRTTADGLGSNTVWGIFAQGNTVYAYTDKGLSISIDGGNTFTNKTIANGLGNDVVREVYLVDNKIYAATYGSLSYCESDVSSNRLTPSSSRIQSEEPAKSLQSNSAWDAVLLGNPVSTGIVEVEIKGAQGHQVKLSLIDSEGRVIGQTQVKITEGIERHRIVVRDKPPGLLLLQVSTPTHSKTLKVHNAQ; encoded by the coding sequence ATGGAACACTTTACACACTTAAAGAGGTTAACCTTTGCCTTCTCAACTTTCCTTTATTATTGTCTATTTATTTTCATAACCGCATTTTTCAACCAGGCACTAGCCCAGTATGCTTATGGAATCAACTCCTCAACTTCTGACATTGATGTAGTTAATCTGGCTACCAACCAGGTGGTCAGTAAAATTGCTACAGGTGTAGGGCAAACGAATATTGATATTACCCCAGATAACAGCCGCATCTTTGTGACTAATAATAAGAGCAATACGATTTCTGTATTCAATACCTCCACAAATCAGATAGCGGCTATAATACCAACTCTATCAGATCCGCAGGATATAAAAGTTAGCCCAGATGGTGGCCATATGTTTATTATTAATCAGAGTTCCCAAATTGTTCTGGTTTATAATGCTAATAACTACCAACCCATTTCGACAATTTCCTCAGGGTTAAGCCCTAACAATTTAGTGTTGAGTCCGGACGGAAAAAATCTTTACTGGCTGGCATACAAAACTGGAACTCAGCTTTATGAGATCAAGCACTATAATACTGTTACTAATCAGCTAGAAGAGCCAGTACCCGTTGAACTTGATTTTTTGAGTTATCCCATTCTGAAGATAAGCCCAGACGGAACACGTCTTTACGCAGGCAATAGTGAAAAGGGTATTTATGTTGTTAACCTAGCGTCCAGAAAGCTGGAAACGAAAATTTCTAATACAACCGGGGCGAGTAGTTTTGAAATAAGTCCAGACGGTAACCAATTGTATTTAAGCAAGTCAAGTGAAAAAATGATTCAAATAATTGAAACTGCTACTAATCAAACTGTGTATGCAATTGAAACAGAGAAGCCAACGGACGATCTGGCTATTAGTTCTGATGGGAACCTTATATATGCTGCAAATTCGAACGATAAAGCTGTTACTGTGATTAATACAGTGACCCGAAAAAAGGAAGCCACTATTTCTTTTAATGTATATATCAGCAAATTGGTTCTGCAAAAAAGGAAAACCACGACTCCTCCAGCTTCAGGTCAACCTAACTACGAAGGTTTTCTGGATAAGGTGGAATGTGGTTCCATTCGAGGATGGGTATGGGATAGCAAACGCCCCAATACACCGCTGACCGTGGAAATTTTAGCCGACGGTAAAGTCATTGGAACGGCCTCAGCCAATATATTTAGACAGGATATTAAAGACGCCGGAAAAGGTAACGGCGAGCACGTTTATAGTTTCTCTACTCCTGAACAGTACAAGGATGGAAAGACATATTCAATCAGCGCTCGGGTACAAGGAAGTAATTACACCTTAAAATCCTCGCCCAAAACGTTGACTTGTATTATCCCTCAGCCAGTAGACGGCCCAAGTTGTGACTCGTTCACGAATTATAAAGTAGAGAATGGTGCAAGCCATAAGGCTGTAAGTGGAGTAAAAGTGGTAGGAAACACTATTTATATCGCTACTCATGGAGGTTTAGGAATCTCTACCGATGGAGGAAAGACTTTTACCTATAAAACGACGGCCAATGGACTAGGTCATAACCAGGTGTCAAAAGTCTATGTTGTTGATAATACTATTTATGCCGCCACCTACGGAGGATTAAGCATTTCAACCGATGGTGGGAATACCTTTACCAATAAAACAACTGCCAATGGTTTGTTAATTAACTATATACTAGATGTTCTTGTCATCGGAAACACAATTTATGCTCTTCCATATGGGCAAGGCATCGCCATCTCGACCGATGGTGGAAACACCTTTGAAACCAAAACACGAGATGAGGGATTAGGAGCTCGTACTGTTAATGGAATATATGTCGTCGGCAATATGATCTATGCAGCTACTACCGGGGGGCTTAGTATCTCCAGTAATGGAGGGAGATCCTTTGTCAACAAAACAATGGCTAATGGTCTGGCTGCGAATTCTGTGAGTGGAGTGTATGTAGTTGGAAAAAAAGTTTATGCCTCAACTGGGGGTAGAGGCATAAGCGTTTCGACCGATGGGGGGAATACTTTTACCAGCCGGACGACCGCTGATGGTCTGGGTAGTAACACGGTATGGGGCATATTCGCCCAAGGTAACACCGTTTACGCTTATACTGATAAAGGATTAAGTATCTCTATCGATGGAGGTAATACATTCACAAATAAAACTATTGCTAACGGGTTGGGGAACGATGTAGTACGTGAAGTATATTTAGTTGATAACAAAATATATGCTGCTACTTACGGGAGCTTGTCTTATTGTGAGTCAGACGTTTCATCCAACCGGTTAACGCCATCTTCTAGCCGTATACAGTCAGAGGAGCCTGCTAAAAGTCTGCAATCCAATTCAGCATGGGACGCAGTGCTATTGGGTAACCCAGTTTCAACTGGCATAGTCGAAGTAGAAATAAAAGGTGCTCAGGGCCATCAAGTTAAACTGTCATTAATTGATTCTGAGGGTAGGGTAATCGGTCAAACTCAGGTAAAGATTACAGAAGGCATTGAGCGTCACCGTATAGTGGTGAGAGATAAGCCTCCGGGGCTATTGTTGCTTCAGGTAAGTACTCCTACGCATTCAAAAACGTTAAAAGTGCATAATGCACAATGA
- a CDS encoding DNA adenine methylase gives MTTVQLKTPITYYGGKQLMLRHILPLIPEHHTYIEPFFGGGAVFWAKAPSAAEVINDINNRLITFYKVLKYDLDELQDLIDETFHSRAQHKQSDEEYLSGELEIRDVLQMAWAVWVQTNMSFSSTIGGGFGYDRYGKCAMKIANKKKLLTDAYQERLRKVTIESYDVLKVIKAYDAPDAFFYLDPPYVSADQGHYAGYSQEDFVKLLDACSKLQGKFLLSTYPEPVLMDYRERFGWKSQDIEKTLAVDGRRKQNRKKVECLTWNY, from the coding sequence ATGACCACCGTACAATTAAAAACTCCTATCACCTATTATGGTGGTAAGCAGCTGATGCTGCGTCACATTCTCCCACTCATCCCCGAGCACCACACTTACATCGAGCCTTTTTTCGGCGGAGGAGCCGTCTTCTGGGCCAAAGCACCATCAGCCGCCGAGGTTATCAATGACATCAACAACCGGCTGATAACCTTTTACAAAGTACTGAAATACGATCTGGACGAATTACAGGATCTAATCGACGAAACCTTTCACAGTCGAGCCCAGCATAAACAATCCGATGAGGAGTACTTATCAGGGGAGCTAGAAATCCGGGACGTGCTCCAGATGGCCTGGGCGGTTTGGGTGCAAACAAATATGTCCTTCAGTTCAACGATTGGCGGTGGTTTCGGTTACGACCGCTACGGTAAGTGTGCGATGAAGATTGCCAACAAAAAGAAGTTGCTGACAGATGCCTATCAGGAGCGGCTCAGAAAGGTGACCATTGAATCTTACGACGTGCTGAAGGTAATCAAAGCCTACGATGCTCCGGATGCGTTTTTCTATCTGGACCCGCCGTACGTCAGCGCTGATCAGGGACACTACGCCGGTTACAGTCAGGAAGATTTTGTAAAACTGCTGGACGCCTGCTCAAAGCTGCAAGGCAAGTTTCTGCTCAGTACGTATCCTGAACCGGTATTGATGGATTACCGGGAGCGATTTGGCTGGAAGTCGCAGGATATCGAAAAAACACTGGCGGTTGACGGCCGCCGGAAACAGAACCGCAAGAAGGTCGAGTGTCTGACCTGGAATTACTGA
- a CDS encoding class I SAM-dependent methyltransferase codes for MKTLIKNLLNHIPYIRNMRLQLEHYQTMFPPGHFYSPIVNAEELTPLRTTLFSRRPRQLKGIDLRKRYQYRLLQEFAKFYPTIPFPTHPHPSYRYYYHNDLYSYGDAIVLHSMMRHLQPKQIIEVGSGFSSAVMLDTSESFFDDSLKLTFIDPNPERLYGLLRPEDQRKVTVLEFGVQSIPVHLFEALQPNDMLFIDSTHVAKTGSDVNYIFFEILPNLKSGVVIHFHDIFYPFEYPEEWVLGWKGFGWNESYMLRNFMMYNHDFEILFFNSFMHQQYQTWFAKNMPLFLYNPGGSIWLRKK; via the coding sequence ATGAAGACGCTGATTAAAAACCTGTTGAATCATATTCCTTATATCCGGAATATGCGTTTGCAGTTGGAGCATTATCAGACAATGTTTCCGCCTGGACATTTTTACAGCCCCATTGTAAACGCCGAAGAATTGACTCCGCTCCGCACGACTCTGTTCTCCCGGCGACCCCGGCAGTTGAAAGGCATTGACTTGCGGAAACGCTACCAATACCGGTTGTTGCAGGAATTTGCCAAGTTTTACCCGACAATCCCCTTTCCGACTCATCCACACCCTTCCTACCGGTATTACTACCACAATGATTTGTACAGTTACGGCGATGCGATTGTGCTGCATTCCATGATGCGGCATCTGCAGCCAAAGCAGATCATTGAAGTAGGGTCCGGTTTTAGCTCGGCGGTTATGCTGGATACCAGCGAGTCGTTTTTCGATGATAGTCTAAAGTTGACGTTCATTGATCCCAATCCGGAGCGGCTGTACGGTTTGCTCCGTCCGGAAGATCAGCGGAAGGTGACGGTCCTGGAGTTTGGGGTGCAGTCGATTCCGGTGCACTTATTCGAGGCCCTGCAACCCAACGACATGCTGTTTATTGATTCAACGCACGTGGCCAAAACCGGTAGTGATGTCAATTACATCTTTTTCGAGATTCTGCCGAATCTGAAGAGCGGGGTTGTTATTCATTTCCACGACATCTTCTACCCGTTTGAATACCCGGAAGAATGGGTGCTGGGCTGGAAGGGATTTGGCTGGAATGAAAGCTACATGCTGCGCAACTTCATGATGTACAATCATGATTTTGAAATCCTGTTTTTCAATTCGTTCATGCACCAGCAGTACCAGACCTGGTTCGCCAAGAACATGCCGCTTTTTCTGTATAATCCGGGAGGTAGTATCTGGTTGCGGAAAAAGTAA
- a CDS encoding TonB-dependent receptor plug domain-containing protein: protein MKLILPILLLLTGPAIQAATLQDSTRTPKDSLRRIQLNEVVVSASRVPESILKSPVSIERLDARQIRQSAQPSYFDAIENLKGVQLLTSSLGFKVYNTRGFANPTNVRFVQLVDGRDNQAPHIGAPIASALAPADLDIERLEVLPGAASALYGLNALNGLVNLITKSPFDSPGLSISQKTGVNHLNDPATGARLFSESSLRYAHRLGDKLAFKVNLVYQTGYDWIAHDPTDLNPSANASLGLLGSDNPGRDRVNAYGDESANRRTLTLGGKRYVVARTGYFEGEATDYRLRNLRGDLALHYRIRPNLEVIYRYQGATLNNVYQRTNRFRLEDYRLDQHSLTLLSPSLQIRAYRTRENTGRSYNIRSMAENVDRSFKSDDQWFADFGQQFNAGTAAGMAVPLALEAARSAADQGRPQPHTPAFDAEVERLRAINNWDQGAALQVKSWLYHLEGQYEPTKTLWKALADRTQLQVLAGFDYRQYVVYPDGNYFINPEAPGTNLIYTKGGGFVQASRPFFNEKLKLTGSLRIDKNRYFNPQTNGRIAAVFSPGQAHHLRMAYQNGYRFPSLFEAFSNVNSGGVKRVGGLPIMSRGIFEQSYFRTSIEAFQTAINTDVNVNKLTTPQAIEKNKGLLKPNTYTYLKPERVNSLELGYKGFLLGGKLYVDADGYYNIYRNFMAQVEANIPAGTRPDSLAYYLADRTRQNRYRLWTNSKTTVYNYGASLGLRYVFSQNWIASGNASLAQLSRKESGDGLEEAFNTPKWITNLSVSNASLWHGLGFSVAYKHQSSFLWQSSLATGMVPAIHTVDAQMSYRIQRLRLDLKLGAKNLSNHPYTTFVAGPSVGGFYYTTLTWH, encoded by the coding sequence ATGAAGCTTATTTTACCGATCCTACTCCTGCTGACCGGCCCGGCAATCCAGGCCGCTACGCTGCAGGATTCGACTCGCACCCCCAAAGACTCCCTGCGCAGAATTCAACTGAACGAGGTAGTGGTGTCGGCTTCGCGGGTTCCGGAAAGCATCCTGAAGTCGCCGGTAAGCATTGAACGGCTTGACGCCCGGCAGATTCGCCAGTCTGCCCAACCCTCCTACTTCGACGCCATCGAAAACCTCAAAGGTGTTCAACTGCTGACCTCCAGCCTGGGTTTCAAGGTGTACAACACCCGGGGATTCGCCAATCCGACCAACGTCCGGTTTGTGCAGCTGGTCGACGGGCGGGACAACCAGGCTCCGCATATTGGTGCGCCCATTGCCAGCGCCCTAGCTCCCGCCGATCTGGATATTGAGCGCCTAGAAGTGCTGCCGGGCGCGGCCTCCGCCCTGTACGGATTGAACGCCCTGAATGGCCTGGTCAACCTCATCACCAAAAGCCCCTTTGATTCGCCCGGCCTGAGCATTAGCCAGAAAACGGGTGTTAACCACTTGAACGACCCAGCTACCGGTGCCCGACTGTTCAGCGAAAGCAGCCTTCGCTACGCCCACCGCCTGGGCGACAAACTGGCGTTTAAAGTAAATCTGGTCTATCAGACGGGGTACGACTGGATAGCCCACGACCCCACGGATCTGAACCCCAGCGCCAATGCCTCACTCGGTCTGCTCGGTTCCGACAATCCGGGACGCGATCGGGTGAATGCCTACGGCGACGAATCGGCCAACCGTCGAACCCTCACACTGGGCGGCAAACGGTATGTCGTGGCGCGAACGGGCTATTTTGAAGGAGAAGCCACCGATTACCGGCTGCGCAACCTGCGCGGGGACCTGGCGCTGCATTACCGCATCCGGCCTAATCTGGAGGTTATTTACCGCTATCAGGGGGCCACGCTCAACAATGTTTACCAGCGTACCAACCGGTTTCGACTGGAAGACTACCGACTCGATCAGCATAGTCTGACCCTGCTATCGCCTTCGTTGCAAATCCGGGCCTACCGGACCCGCGAAAACACGGGCCGCTCTTACAACATCCGCTCGATGGCCGAAAACGTTGACCGAAGTTTTAAGTCCGACGATCAATGGTTTGCCGACTTTGGCCAGCAATTCAATGCCGGTACCGCTGCTGGAATGGCTGTGCCGCTGGCTCTTGAAGCCGCAAGGTCTGCCGCGGATCAGGGTCGTCCGCAGCCCCACACGCCCGCCTTCGACGCCGAGGTAGAACGGCTTCGCGCCATTAACAACTGGGATCAGGGGGCTGCCCTTCAGGTAAAGTCGTGGCTTTATCACCTGGAAGGGCAGTATGAACCCACCAAAACCTTGTGGAAAGCGCTGGCTGACCGGACCCAACTGCAGGTGCTGGCCGGTTTTGATTATCGCCAGTACGTGGTCTATCCCGACGGAAATTATTTCATCAACCCGGAAGCGCCGGGCACCAATCTGATTTACACCAAAGGCGGAGGGTTTGTGCAGGCTTCGCGCCCCTTTTTCAACGAAAAACTAAAGCTGACCGGCTCCCTGCGTATTGATAAAAACCGGTATTTCAACCCGCAGACCAACGGGCGCATCGCGGCCGTCTTTTCGCCCGGACAGGCGCATCACCTGCGTATGGCTTACCAGAACGGCTACCGGTTCCCCTCGCTCTTTGAAGCCTTTTCCAATGTCAATTCCGGCGGGGTCAAACGTGTGGGCGGGCTTCCGATCATGTCCAGGGGTATTTTTGAGCAATCGTATTTCCGGACCTCCATTGAGGCTTTTCAGACTGCCATCAACACCGACGTCAACGTCAACAAACTAACCACCCCGCAGGCCATCGAAAAAAACAAGGGACTTCTTAAACCGAACACGTACACCTACCTCAAACCGGAGCGGGTGAACAGCCTGGAACTGGGCTACAAAGGATTTCTGCTGGGCGGGAAATTGTACGTCGATGCCGATGGGTATTACAACATCTACCGGAACTTCATGGCGCAGGTGGAAGCCAATATTCCGGCCGGCACCCGGCCGGATTCGCTGGCATACTACCTGGCCGACCGGACCCGCCAAAACCGCTACCGCCTGTGGACCAACTCAAAAACCACCGTTTATAATTACGGGGCCAGCCTGGGCCTTCGTTACGTGTTTTCCCAGAACTGGATTGCTTCCGGCAACGCATCCCTGGCTCAGCTAAGCCGCAAGGAAAGTGGTGACGGGTTGGAGGAAGCCTTCAACACACCAAAATGGATCACCAACCTAAGCGTCTCGAACGCCAGTCTGTGGCACGGTCTCGGCTTCTCGGTCGCCTACAAACACCAGAGTTCTTTTTTGTGGCAGTCGTCGCTGGCAACCGGTATGGTACCAGCAATTCATACCGTCGACGCCCAGATGAGTTACCGCATCCAGCGCCTACGACTCGACCTAAAACTTGGCGCCAAAAATTTGTCGAACCACCCCTATACCACGTTTGTCGCCGGTCCCAGCGTGGGCGGCTTCTATTATACTACCCTGACGTGGCATTAG